The following proteins are co-located in the Pseudomonas synxantha genome:
- a CDS encoding fumarylacetoacetate hydrolase family protein: MRLVTYTDAEGIDRAGALFNDDQQVLDLQRAYRAVQGRDSAALGSILGLVEAGEPALELARGLLAKAPADAVLERAHVKLRAPIQPPPQMRDCSCFELHLRQSFAAARRARALRTDDPEATLKAMNTRADDRVIETFNEQPIYYKGNRFAVVGIDDEFQWPSFTRALDFELEFGCYIGKRGKDISREAARGHIVGYTIFNDMSARDAQALEMPGMLGPAKSKDFDTANIMGPCLVTADELGDPYDLNMIARVNGEEWGRGNTRDMRWQFEDVIAHVSRDETLHAGEFLGSGTVGNGCGLEQLRYLKRGDVVELEIDGIGVLRTQVGLKPAQ; the protein is encoded by the coding sequence ATGAGGCTGGTGACCTACACCGATGCCGAGGGCATTGATCGCGCGGGAGCCTTGTTCAACGACGATCAGCAGGTGCTGGACCTGCAACGCGCCTACCGCGCGGTGCAAGGGCGTGACAGCGCGGCGCTGGGCAGCATTCTCGGGCTGGTGGAGGCTGGCGAGCCGGCGTTGGAGCTGGCGCGTGGCCTGCTGGCCAAAGCACCGGCCGACGCGGTGCTGGAGCGTGCCCATGTGAAGCTGCGCGCACCGATCCAGCCGCCACCGCAAATGCGTGACTGCTCCTGCTTCGAACTGCACCTGCGCCAGAGCTTCGCCGCCGCCCGTCGCGCGCGCGCCCTGCGTACCGACGACCCAGAAGCCACCTTGAAAGCCATGAACACCCGCGCCGATGACCGCGTGATCGAGACCTTCAACGAGCAACCGATCTACTACAAGGGCAACCGCTTTGCGGTGGTCGGTATCGATGATGAATTCCAATGGCCGAGCTTCACCCGGGCGCTGGATTTCGAGTTGGAGTTCGGCTGCTACATCGGCAAGCGTGGCAAGGACATCAGCCGCGAGGCGGCCCGCGGACACATCGTCGGCTACACGATTTTCAACGACATGAGCGCCCGCGATGCCCAGGCCCTGGAAATGCCCGGGATGCTCGGGCCGGCCAAAAGCAAGGACTTCGATACGGCGAACATCATGGGCCCGTGCCTGGTCACCGCTGATGAGCTGGGCGACCCCTATGACCTGAACATGATTGCCCGGGTCAATGGTGAGGAATGGGGGCGTGGCAATACCCGTGACATGCGCTGGCAATTTGAAGATGTGATCGCCCACGTTTCGCGTGATGAAACGCTTCACGCCGGTGAGTTCCTGGGTTCCGGCACCGTGGGTAACGGTTGCGGCCTGGAGCAGTTGCGGTATCTGAAACGCGGTGATGTGGTTGAGCTGGAAATTGACGGTATCGGCGTACTGCGTACCCAAGTGGGCCTAAAGCCTGCCCAGTGA
- a CDS encoding SDR family NAD(P)-dependent oxidoreductase, which produces MSQPLQGKRIVVTGGFGVLGSTLGKYLLARGAQVALLDRSEAPATLLDTQGLLCLDGVDLTSAASAGVAFERVAAQWGGIDGLVNVAGGFAWETVEEGQLETWDRLYQINLRTAVVSAQSALAHLVAGNAGRIVNIGALASVKASAGMGAYAASKAGVARFTEALAEELKDRGVTVNAVLPSIIDTPTNRADMPDADSSRWVTPEALAAVVAFLLSDDAAAVTGALLPVSGRV; this is translated from the coding sequence ATGTCCCAGCCATTACAGGGCAAGAGGATAGTCGTCACCGGTGGGTTCGGTGTGTTGGGCAGCACGCTGGGCAAGTATTTACTGGCGCGCGGTGCGCAGGTGGCCTTGCTCGATCGCAGTGAGGCACCTGCCACGCTGTTGGACACACAAGGCTTGCTGTGCCTGGATGGGGTAGACCTGACGTCGGCAGCGTCGGCCGGCGTTGCCTTTGAACGGGTCGCCGCGCAGTGGGGCGGCATTGACGGCCTGGTCAACGTGGCGGGCGGCTTTGCCTGGGAGACGGTCGAGGAAGGGCAGTTGGAGACCTGGGACCGCCTGTACCAGATCAATCTGCGCACTGCCGTGGTCAGCGCCCAATCGGCGCTGGCGCACCTGGTGGCGGGCAACGCCGGGCGCATCGTCAACATTGGCGCGCTGGCCTCGGTCAAGGCGTCGGCCGGCATGGGCGCGTACGCCGCCTCCAAGGCCGGCGTGGCACGCTTTACCGAAGCCCTGGCGGAAGAACTGAAAGACCGTGGCGTGACCGTGAATGCGGTGTTGCCGAGCATTATCGATACACCGACCAACCGCGCCGATATGCCCGACGCCGACAGCAGCCGCTGGGTTACACCCGAGGCGCTGGCAGCGGTGGTGGCGTTCCTGTTGTCGGATGACGCGGCAGCGGTGACCGGCGCGCTGTTGCCGGTGAGTGGCCGCGTATGA
- a CDS encoding Zn-ribbon domain-containing OB-fold protein — protein sequence MPRKLPALNADNRAFWQGGEQGTLFAHHCAACSLYFHPPAPLCPHCASLDVAPRAVSGKGKVLSYTVNHQPWTPGLEVPYVVAIIELVEQAGLQFVSNVVGMPVDEVHIDMPVRVSFLNIEDVWLPLFEKDQ from the coding sequence ATGCCTAGAAAACTTCCCGCACTCAACGCCGATAACCGCGCCTTCTGGCAAGGCGGTGAACAGGGCACCTTGTTCGCTCACCATTGCGCGGCGTGCAGCCTGTACTTTCACCCGCCCGCCCCACTCTGCCCGCATTGCGCCAGCCTTGACGTGGCGCCCAGGGCGGTGAGCGGCAAGGGCAAGGTGCTCAGTTACACCGTCAACCACCAACCCTGGACGCCGGGGCTGGAGGTGCCGTATGTGGTGGCGATCATCGAACTGGTGGAACAGGCCGGCTTGCAGTTCGTCAGCAATGTGGTGGGCATGCCAGTTGATGAAGTGCACATCGACATGCCGGTGCGGGTCAGCTTCCTCAATATCGAGGATGTGTGGTTGCCTCTGTTCGAGAAGGATCAATGA
- a CDS encoding thiolase family protein has protein sequence MFDHRYEKDVAITGVGQSEVGRPSSLSAMRLTVDACLEAIADAGLQRSDIDGVACWPGDNNNGDAFSPVGPSALKNALGLNVNWFGGGYEGPGPLAGVINGAMSIAAGLCKHVLVFRTITEASARVVDKQAGALTNKTQGRDSSFAWQWFTPFNVQSGINLMALYAQRHFHEYGTRPEQLAQIALTCRRNAMRNPKAVYRTPMRMDDYMASRMISSPLRMFDCDVHCDASTAIVLSRRDIAKDLPNRPIRIEAMGAALNQPWSWDQISLTKMAAFDVGQMMWARTDYTPQDVGSAQLYDGFSILTLIWLEALGLCPTGESGAFVEGGTRIALEGALPINTNGGQLSGGRTHGLGYVHEACQQLWGRAEGRQTRDHEVSTVAAGGGPLGGSLLLVRE, from the coding sequence ATGTTCGATCATCGGTATGAAAAAGACGTGGCAATCACCGGCGTCGGCCAATCCGAAGTCGGCCGACCGTCGAGCCTGTCGGCCATGCGCCTGACGGTCGACGCCTGCCTTGAAGCGATCGCCGACGCTGGCCTGCAGCGCAGTGACATCGACGGCGTGGCCTGCTGGCCGGGCGACAACAACAACGGCGATGCATTCTCGCCGGTGGGCCCGAGCGCATTGAAAAACGCGCTGGGCCTTAACGTGAACTGGTTCGGCGGCGGTTATGAAGGCCCGGGGCCGCTCGCCGGGGTGATCAACGGCGCCATGTCGATTGCAGCCGGGCTGTGCAAGCACGTGCTGGTGTTTCGCACCATCACCGAGGCCTCGGCACGCGTGGTCGACAAACAAGCCGGAGCCTTGACCAACAAGACCCAGGGCCGCGACAGCAGCTTCGCGTGGCAATGGTTTACCCCGTTCAACGTGCAGTCAGGCATCAACTTGATGGCGTTGTATGCGCAACGGCATTTTCATGAGTACGGCACCCGGCCGGAGCAGTTGGCGCAAATTGCCCTGACCTGCCGCCGCAACGCCATGCGCAACCCGAAGGCGGTGTACCGCACGCCAATGAGAATGGATGACTACATGGCGTCCCGGATGATTTCGTCACCGCTGCGTATGTTCGACTGTGACGTGCACTGCGACGCGTCCACGGCCATCGTGCTGTCGCGGCGGGACATTGCCAAGGACCTGCCCAACCGCCCTATCCGCATCGAGGCCATGGGCGCGGCACTCAACCAGCCCTGGTCGTGGGACCAGATCTCGCTGACGAAGATGGCCGCGTTCGATGTCGGCCAGATGATGTGGGCGCGCACCGACTACACCCCGCAGGATGTCGGCTCTGCGCAGCTGTATGACGGCTTTTCGATTCTGACGCTGATCTGGCTGGAGGCGCTGGGGCTGTGCCCCACCGGTGAAAGCGGCGCGTTTGTCGAGGGCGGTACCCGCATCGCGCTGGAGGGCGCCCTGCCGATCAACACCAATGGCGGCCAACTGTCCGGTGGCCGAACCCATGGCCTGGGCTATGTGCATGAGGCTTGCCAGCAACTGTGGGGGCGCGCCGAGGGCAGGCAGACGCGCGACCACGAGGTGAGCACCGTGGCTGCCGGCGGCGGCCCGCTGGGTGGCAGTTTGCTGTTGGTGCGCGAGTAA
- a CDS encoding IclR family transcriptional regulator translates to MDSSDVNDSTKLGTAVTVKPVSNAIRILRYLSQVGTPERSVDIARQLAINPSTCFNILRTLVQEDVVDFSAMSKRYSVGLGLARLVEQQVTQGHRVQMAKPLLQNLAARLRVTITLWRRTSPDRIVIVSSAASPTDVRIDMAEGQRLPLLMGASGRMFATQIDMEDPLVQSGYETIRWARPLPLATYREEVKLAAERGWAMDDGHFSVGILAVAAPIYSPSDSIDFTVSAVMFRGQRDEEGLAELGKALIEFCSEVACVLY, encoded by the coding sequence ATGGACTCTTCCGACGTCAACGACAGCACTAAATTGGGCACAGCGGTTACCGTCAAGCCGGTTTCCAATGCCATACGCATCCTGCGCTACCTCAGCCAGGTCGGCACGCCCGAACGTTCGGTGGACATCGCCCGACAATTGGCAATCAACCCCAGCACCTGCTTTAACATCCTGCGCACGCTGGTGCAGGAGGATGTGGTGGATTTCAGTGCCATGTCCAAGCGCTACTCGGTCGGCCTGGGCCTGGCGCGGTTGGTGGAACAGCAAGTGACCCAGGGCCATCGTGTGCAGATGGCCAAGCCGCTGCTGCAGAACCTGGCCGCGCGCCTGCGGGTGACGATCACCCTGTGGCGCCGCACCAGCCCGGATCGGATCGTGATCGTCAGCTCCGCCGCCAGCCCGACCGACGTGCGCATCGACATGGCCGAAGGCCAACGCTTGCCACTGCTGATGGGCGCCAGCGGACGCATGTTCGCGACCCAGATCGACATGGAAGACCCTCTGGTGCAAAGCGGTTACGAGACCATCCGCTGGGCCCGACCGTTGCCGCTGGCGACTTATCGCGAGGAGGTCAAACTGGCGGCCGAGCGCGGCTGGGCCATGGACGACGGGCATTTTTCGGTCGGCATCCTGGCGGTGGCGGCGCCGATCTATTCGCCGTCCGACAGCATCGACTTCACCGTCTCGGCCGTGATGTTTCGCGGGCAGCGCGACGAGGAAGGCCTTGCCGAACTGGGCAAGGCGTTGATCGAGTTCTGCAGCGAGGTGGCCTGCGTGCTGTACTGA
- a CDS encoding MFS transporter, with protein MSDGSAWAPFRNKAFRGLWLGGALVNLAIWMHTVGAAWIMTTLTPSATMVSLVQTAVTLPVFLFALPGGVIADRVDRRNWLIITQCMMLFAAVVLSLLAWTAHLEALGLLAFTFVLGTGSALGMSAWMVTMVGVLPRDQVPAAVSLIGIAINATRALGPALAGALIAYWSTTLVFVVIALCMFVVMLFLFRLAPAPPEFGLPPETLAGGMRSGLRYIRHSAVLSSALRQVLVFTSCASALWALMPLVAKQELGMDAGGYGLLMAFLGAGAVLSAICLPKLYRTLSLRRLIVCGVIAFSAATLSAALSHNRAVVCAMMLLAGFGWMAVNATISTVVQTYAANWVRARVASVYVLTLMGAMAAGGVLWGALAEYVGLEQSLLLATLLLIGGLMLTRKGQFELGQEADFALVALTEKPLLTATVAHADGPVSVEIVYQVTDAQRADFLNSVYAVGKARRRNGAQNWRLYRDMAQPQLYVERFTVESWLDYLRQQLRVTQADHAQERLIERYRCEDLQTRRLIYQPPLASVSDA; from the coding sequence ATGAGCGATGGCTCGGCGTGGGCGCCGTTTCGTAACAAGGCGTTCCGTGGCTTATGGCTGGGCGGTGCGCTGGTCAACTTGGCGATCTGGATGCACACCGTGGGAGCGGCGTGGATCATGACCACGCTGACCCCATCCGCCACCATGGTTTCACTGGTACAAACGGCCGTGACCTTGCCGGTGTTCCTGTTTGCCTTGCCGGGCGGGGTGATCGCAGACCGCGTGGATCGCCGAAACTGGCTGATCATCACCCAGTGCATGATGCTGTTCGCCGCCGTGGTCCTCAGCCTCCTTGCATGGACCGCACACCTTGAAGCACTGGGGTTGCTGGCCTTTACCTTTGTGCTGGGTACCGGCAGTGCCTTGGGCATGTCGGCGTGGATGGTGACCATGGTGGGTGTGCTGCCGCGTGACCAGGTGCCTGCAGCCGTCTCCTTGATTGGCATTGCCATCAATGCCACACGGGCATTGGGCCCCGCGTTGGCAGGCGCGTTGATTGCCTACTGGAGCACCACTCTGGTATTCGTGGTGATCGCCTTGTGCATGTTTGTGGTCATGTTGTTTCTGTTTCGCCTGGCACCCGCGCCGCCCGAGTTTGGCTTGCCGCCGGAAACCCTGGCGGGCGGTATGCGCAGCGGGCTGCGCTATATCCGGCATTCGGCGGTTTTATCCAGCGCGCTGCGACAGGTGTTGGTGTTCACCAGTTGCGCCAGTGCGTTATGGGCATTGATGCCGTTGGTTGCCAAGCAGGAGCTGGGCATGGATGCCGGTGGTTACGGCCTGCTGATGGCATTTCTCGGCGCTGGCGCGGTGTTGTCGGCCATCTGCCTGCCAAAGCTGTACCGAACCTTGAGCCTGCGACGCCTGATCGTCTGCGGTGTGATCGCCTTCAGCGCCGCCACCCTCAGCGCAGCGTTGTCGCATAACCGCGCGGTGGTCTGCGCCATGATGTTGTTGGCAGGTTTTGGCTGGATGGCAGTCAACGCGACCATTTCCACGGTTGTGCAGACCTACGCGGCCAACTGGGTGCGCGCGCGCGTGGCCTCGGTGTACGTGCTGACGTTGATGGGCGCCATGGCGGCCGGTGGCGTGCTATGGGGCGCACTGGCCGAGTACGTGGGGCTCGAGCAGAGCTTGCTACTGGCGACACTGTTGTTGATCGGCGGGCTGATGCTCACTCGCAAGGGGCAGTTCGAGCTGGGCCAGGAAGCGGATTTCGCCCTGGTGGCCCTGACCGAAAAACCCCTGCTGACCGCTACGGTCGCCCACGCCGACGGACCGGTGTCGGTAGAGATCGTCTATCAGGTCACGGATGCGCAGCGCGCGGACTTCCTGAACAGCGTCTACGCAGTGGGCAAGGCGCGTCGGCGCAACGGCGCGCAGAACTGGCGGCTTTACCGCGACATGGCGCAGCCGCAGCTATATGTCGAGCGGTTTACGGTTGAATCCTGGCTCGACTATTTGCGCCAGCAGTTACGCGTCACACAGGCGGACCACGCCCAGGAACGCCTGATAGAGCGCTATCGCTGTGAAGACCTGCAGACGCGTCGGCTGATTTACCAGCCGCCCTTGGCGTCGGTCAGCGATGCGTAG
- a CDS encoding fumarylacetoacetate hydrolase family protein yields MRIARVEVGGRAFWALLEDETHRLRPINAPFAHWAGLTGAQALDALDLGPERLPRSAARLLPPLEPGGRVFGVGLNYPSHLQRLGSTVPAHPLAYMKPESALVGANDEIHYPPLTTQLDYEVELVAVIGRPLLDEPRASHCLLGYTVGNDISARDAGKQIGRLDLLTQKAMDRTTPVGPWIVTPDELGVRGQPMLNMQLTVNDELRQQDNTRQMIFPLDELLNYLDARITLRPGDLVFTGSSHGVGLETGRFLQPGDRVDAQISGVGRLRNTIAAPRALSGARAKGRLGQPLA; encoded by the coding sequence ATGCGCATTGCGCGGGTCGAGGTGGGCGGCAGGGCATTCTGGGCGCTGCTTGAAGATGAGACCCACCGCCTGCGGCCCATTAATGCACCGTTCGCACACTGGGCCGGGTTAACGGGGGCGCAGGCGTTGGATGCCCTGGACCTGGGGCCTGAACGCCTGCCCCGGTCCGCCGCTCGGCTGCTTCCACCCCTGGAGCCTGGCGGGCGGGTGTTTGGCGTCGGTTTGAATTACCCCAGCCATTTGCAACGCCTGGGCAGCACGGTGCCGGCCCACCCCTTGGCCTACATGAAGCCTGAATCGGCTCTGGTGGGGGCCAATGATGAGATCCACTATCCACCCCTGACCACCCAGCTCGATTACGAAGTCGAACTTGTCGCCGTGATTGGCCGGCCGCTGCTCGATGAGCCGCGCGCCAGCCATTGCCTGTTGGGCTACACGGTCGGCAACGACATCAGCGCACGGGACGCCGGCAAACAGATCGGCCGCCTGGACTTGCTGACCCAGAAGGCCATGGACCGCACCACACCCGTCGGCCCGTGGATCGTCACGCCTGACGAGTTGGGTGTGAGAGGGCAGCCGATGTTGAACATGCAACTGACTGTCAACGATGAGCTACGCCAGCAGGACAACACCCGGCAGATGATTTTCCCGCTGGACGAGCTGCTCAACTACCTCGATGCGCGCATCACCCTGCGCCCCGGAGACCTGGTGTTTACCGGGTCCAGCCATGGTGTCGGGCTGGAAACAGGGCGCTTCCTGCAGCCAGGCGATCGCGTCGATGCGCAGATCAGCGGTGTCGGCCGTTTGCGCAACACCATTGCCGCGCCGCGCGCCCTGAGTGGCGCGCGGGCAAAGGGCAGGTTGGGTCAACCGCTGGCGTAA
- a CDS encoding VOC family protein: protein MDIIGIGYMGFETPHLDAWREYGPQVMGFGIGKNPESDPDSLYFKIDDRRHRFAFHPGEVDRIAYIGWEAIGRMAFEAGIKKLEAAKVEYTRGDAQFCELRGVREVVRFRDPVGYRHELFYGQKWLPRSFQPGRPHSGFLADERGAGHVVLITPDYTHELEDFLLNVMGFSWYGAGAGKGRTGFFRSKLNHHTSHDIAYGHGPGRMGVQHVGLFVRNVRDVGETYDIVRQRELPMMMTLGQHAQDPHLSFYHFTPSGFAFETIAEIEPWQGDPYELNPEKLSLWGHEMVGPILGASVKTPEEVLDAEYLPIYLAKR from the coding sequence GTGGACATCATCGGCATCGGTTACATGGGTTTCGAAACCCCGCACCTGGACGCGTGGCGTGAATACGGCCCGCAGGTGATGGGCTTCGGCATAGGCAAAAACCCCGAGAGCGACCCGGATTCGCTGTACTTCAAGATCGACGATCGTCGCCACCGGTTTGCATTCCACCCCGGTGAGGTCGACCGTATCGCCTATATCGGTTGGGAGGCCATCGGTCGTATGGCGTTCGAGGCCGGTATCAAGAAACTTGAGGCTGCCAAGGTCGAATACACGCGCGGCGATGCGCAATTCTGCGAGCTGCGCGGTGTGCGCGAGGTGGTGCGTTTTCGCGACCCGGTCGGCTATCGGCACGAGCTGTTCTACGGGCAGAAATGGCTGCCACGTTCGTTCCAGCCCGGGCGCCCGCACAGTGGTTTTCTCGCCGATGAGCGGGGCGCCGGCCATGTGGTGTTGATCACGCCGGACTACACCCACGAGCTGGAAGACTTTCTGCTCAACGTGATGGGGTTCAGTTGGTATGGCGCGGGTGCGGGCAAGGGCCGCACCGGGTTCTTTCGCTCCAAGCTCAACCACCACACCAGCCACGACATTGCCTATGGCCACGGGCCGGGGCGGATGGGCGTGCAACACGTGGGCTTGTTTGTGCGCAATGTGCGCGATGTCGGCGAAACCTACGACATTGTGCGCCAGCGCGAACTGCCGATGATGATGACCCTGGGCCAGCATGCCCAGGACCCGCACCTGTCGTTCTACCATTTCACCCCCTCGGGTTTTGCCTTCGAAACCATTGCCGAAATCGAGCCGTGGCAGGGCGATCCCTACGAGCTGAACCCTGAAAAGCTCAGCCTGTGGGGGCATGAAATGGTCGGGCCGATCCTGGGTGCCAGTGTCAAGACGCCCGAAGAGGTGCTCGACGCCGAGTACTTGCCCATCTACCTGGCCAAGCGCTGA
- a CDS encoding SDR family NAD(P)-dependent oxidoreductase, producing MGRLHNKVALITGTGGGQGRAAALRFAREGAIVVGCDFVAEGHEQTAELMRAEGFTLYGSAPVDLGDHEQAKAWIDAAVAEHGRIDILYNNASAARFGLVSELSIEDWQYTMRNEIDLLFYTTKYAWNHLAEQRGVIINVSSTAAWGGSKVAGISAHSAAKGAVVSFTRQLAVEGAPFGIRAVSLSPGFVATPGTRPFLEDAKLRAMLLDGVLMDRPGEPEEVVALAVFVASDEASFITGSDFVIDGGLLAV from the coding sequence ATGGGACGTTTACACAATAAGGTGGCCTTGATCACCGGTACCGGCGGCGGCCAAGGGCGTGCTGCAGCACTGCGCTTTGCCCGCGAGGGCGCCATCGTGGTCGGTTGCGACTTTGTCGCCGAGGGCCATGAGCAGACCGCCGAATTGATGCGCGCCGAAGGTTTCACCCTTTACGGCAGTGCCCCGGTCGACCTGGGCGACCACGAGCAAGCCAAGGCCTGGATCGATGCCGCCGTCGCCGAGCACGGGCGTATCGATATCCTCTACAACAACGCTTCGGCCGCGCGTTTCGGGCTGGTCAGCGAACTGTCGATCGAAGATTGGCAGTACACAATGCGTAACGAAATCGACCTGCTGTTCTACACCACCAAATACGCCTGGAACCACTTGGCCGAGCAGCGCGGGGTGATCATCAATGTGTCGTCCACTGCCGCCTGGGGCGGCTCGAAGGTCGCGGGCATCAGTGCCCACTCGGCCGCCAAAGGCGCGGTGGTGTCGTTCACCCGGCAGCTTGCCGTAGAGGGCGCACCGTTCGGCATACGGGCGGTCAGCCTGAGCCCCGGATTCGTCGCTACCCCCGGCACCCGTCCGTTCCTGGAAGACGCCAAGCTGCGCGCGATGCTGCTGGACGGCGTGCTGATGGACCGTCCCGGTGAACCCGAGGAAGTGGTGGCGCTGGCGGTCTTCGTGGCGTCCGATGAGGCGTCCTTCATTACCGGCTCGGACTTTGTCATCGACGGCGGCTTACTGGCGGTCTAG
- a CDS encoding ferredoxin — translation MSSEPAQFKAVADRSRCCGYGLCATICPSVYKLDADGLVYFDDARVPVELEEEAREGAAACPAEAIWLEPITAADDAV, via the coding sequence ATGAGTTCAGAACCTGCGCAGTTCAAGGCCGTGGCAGACCGTAGCCGCTGCTGTGGTTATGGCTTGTGTGCCACGATCTGCCCCAGTGTCTACAAACTCGACGCCGATGGCCTGGTGTACTTCGACGATGCCCGCGTGCCTGTGGAGCTTGAAGAAGAAGCACGCGAAGGTGCCGCAGCGTGTCCGGCCGAAGCCATCTGGCTGGAGCCCATCACCGCCGCAGACGACGCCGTTTGA